A genomic stretch from Poecile atricapillus isolate bPoeAtr1 chromosome 10, bPoeAtr1.hap1, whole genome shotgun sequence includes:
- the CEBPG gene encoding CCAAT/enhancer-binding protein gamma, with amino-acid sequence MSKTSQQNTTTDASGVSVIHTQAHSSGLQQVPQLVPVSPGGGGKAVPPSKQGKKNSFVDRNSDEYRQRRERNNMAVKKSRLKSKQKAQDTLQRVNQLKEENERLEAKIKLLTKELSVLKDLFLEHAHNFADNVQPVGTETSTTNPESSGQ; translated from the coding sequence ATGAGCAAGACATCCCAACAGAACACCACCACAGATGCGAGCGGAGTAAGTGTGATTCACACCCAAGCACACTCCAGTGGTTTGCAGCAGGTTCCCCAGCTGGTGCCAGTCAGTCCTGGTGGTGGAGGCAAAGCTGTGCCTCCGAGCAAACAGGGAAAGAAGAATTCCTTTGTGGATAGAAACAGCGATGAGTATCGGCAGCGCAGAGAGAGAAACAACATGGCTGTGAAAAAGAGCCGgttaaaaagcaagcaaaaagcACAAGACACCCTGCAAAGGGTCAACCAgcttaaagaagaaaatgaacgTTTAGAGGCAAAAATTAAACTCCTGACCAAGGAGCTGAGTGTACTGAAAGACTTGTTCCTTGAGCATGCCCACAATTTTGCAGATAATGTGCAACCTGTTGGCACTGAGACCAGCACAACAAATCCAGAAAGCAGCGGACAGTAG